Within the Thalassoglobus sp. JC818 genome, the region TCCGTCACTCGACTGACCACAGAGTTCAGCGAGTTCGCTCGGCAGATCGTCGACATCCAGCAGGCCGTCGACATCGAGAGCGAGCATGCCTTCGATTGTATTGCGTAGCTGGCGGATGTTTCCGGGCCAGTCAAAGGTCATGAGTGCCTGCCTCGCCGCCCGGCTGATTCCTTCCACTTCGCGGCCCTGTCGTTTGCAGAATTCCTTCAGGAAGTGGTCAATCAGCAAGGGAATATCTTCTCGGCGATCACGCAGCGGCGGGAGGTAAATCGTGACGACACTCAATCGGTAATACAAATCGCTGCGAAAAGTCCCTTCTTCCATGGCCTGCTTTAAATCGGCATTCGTCGCAGCCACGAGCCGGACATTGATCGATTTCTCTTCGTTGGAACCGATTCGTGTAATGCGTCGATCTTCGAGAACTCTCAAGAGCTTGATCTGCGTATCAGTCGGCATTTCCCCAACTTCGTCGAGGAATAACGTCCCGCCGTTGGCGTATTCGAATTTTCCGATTCGCTTCGAGGCCGCTCCGGTGAAGGCTCCCTGTTCATGGCCGAACAATTCACTCTCGAGGATACTTTCGGGCAGAGCGGAGATATTCAGCGGAACGAACGGCTTGCTCTTGCGGGGGCTGTTTTGATGAAGCGCACGAGCGACGAGTTCTTTTCCGGTTCCGCTTTCCCCGAGAATCAGCACCGTCGTGTCGGTGGGAGCCAGGTTCTTGAGCTGTTCGATTACACGATGCATCGATGGGCTGTTGCCGATGACCCCCTCAAACCCAAACTTTTCGTCGAGTCCACGCGACAACGCGACATTTCGTCTCAGAAGGCGAATGCGACTCGATGCTTTTTCGACAGCCTGACGTAACTCCTGAATATCAAGAGGCTTCGTGAGATACGTGTAAGCTCCGCTTTGCATCGCGGTGACAACGGTCGGCACCGAACTGTGGGCCGTCAGGACGATGACTTCCGAATCGGGGAGTTCTTCCTTGGCCTTTCGGAGGATCTCCAGCCCATCGACATCGTCCATCTTGAGATCGGTGATGATGACGTCAAAGTTCTGGCTTTCGATTAGCTCCGCTCCACGCGGGCCGGAATTTGCGATCGTACACTCGCAGTTGATGCGTTCGAGGCTTTCAGCCACTGCCTGGGCGTGCGGTTCATCGTCGTCGACGACCAACACCGAAACGGCAATAGCAAAGGCATCTGAACGTGACTGACTCACGTGAATCATCCTGTGAGAGTGGATCGGGAAAACCTGCAATATTTACAGGTCACCGTCACTCTGTAAAGCGGCCGAAATGGCAGTTTGCCGAGAAGTTCGAATTCTCGTCCCTGCGTCCTCAAACTTTCTGTTCGCGTAAATACCTGAAATCCGAACTGCGGTGTCATCTTGTAGTGATTCCACGAGTTCGGGTATTCTTCGGCCATTGAACCTGGCGTGAAACTGAGAACGGAATCCAAACTCCGCCAGAACTCGTCTCAGTGCTGTTTCTGAAGCAACGAATGATTCAGAACACTATTCGATGAGAATGCTCGAAGATTACTCCCGGTGAAACTTCATCCTTCGTTGCCGGTCATCCGCTGGCGGACACGAGCATTTATCGACTAAGACGAGTTCAGGTGAGTGCAGAGACACCATGAAAATGGTCTAAGGAAAGCAATGTCGATCCTGCAATGCGAAGACCTGGTCAAAGTCTACCCCGGCGGAAAACGGGCAGTCGACGGTGTTTCGTTCGACGTTGAACCGGGAGAGATCGTGGGGCTGTTGGGTCCCAACGGTGCGGGAAAGTCGACCACATTCCGGATGACCTGTGGCCTGACCTCACCGACCAAGGGCAAAGTCTTTCTCAACGGAGTCGATGTCAGCCGCTGGCCAATGTACAAGCGGGCTCGTCACGGAATGGGCTACCTGCCACAAGATCAGAGTATTTTCACCAAGTTAACTGT harbors:
- a CDS encoding sigma-54 dependent transcriptional regulator: MIHVSQSRSDAFAIAVSVLVVDDDEPHAQAVAESLERINCECTIANSGPRGAELIESQNFDVIITDLKMDDVDGLEILRKAKEELPDSEVIVLTAHSSVPTVVTAMQSGAYTYLTKPLDIQELRQAVEKASSRIRLLRRNVALSRGLDEKFGFEGVIGNSPSMHRVIEQLKNLAPTDTTVLILGESGTGKELVARALHQNSPRKSKPFVPLNISALPESILESELFGHEQGAFTGAASKRIGKFEYANGGTLFLDEVGEMPTDTQIKLLRVLEDRRITRIGSNEEKSINVRLVAATNADLKQAMEEGTFRSDLYYRLSVVTIYLPPLRDRREDIPLLIDHFLKEFCKRQGREVEGISRAARQALMTFDWPGNIRQLRNTIEGMLALDVDGLLDVDDLPSELAELCGQSSDGTAGGAGADVLIGRPLEEVERYYIARTLELTGGKREETASMLGIGERTLYRKIKEYDLK